GAAATCTCTTCATCTCGTAGCGAAAATAATCCCCTGATTCTCgattttaccttcttctcttcttcacttTAACCATTTAAGCAAATTCTGACCTAACTGGATtcatttttctgacctaatttgtgtAAAACAACAAAAATGACGACGAAATGAAATCAAcaggagaaaaagaaagatgaaaagctaaagaaaacATGTCCAAGAGGTGTGACCTTATCGTTGCAACCACCAATTTAAACCGTTCGGAAACACAAACTTGCTGCTGTAAACTACTTTGTTTTGCTTCAGGCAGCAGCAAGGCGTGCTTTAGTGAATGGAACGAATTTTGATGGCATCATTTCCATGCTAAAAGAGGTGTGACCTTGTCGTTGCAACCACCAATTTAAACCGTTCGGAAATACATGTCCAAGATTCAGTTTAATGTATGAATTTGATACGAAATCTCTACTTGTTTCCATGAACAAATTACTATCAGGTTGTTCCACAAATATCGACTCCGATTATgttattagagcatctccaatgataACTTGGTGTGCATCCTATGTGTACTAGTTTTTTTATGAATGTGAGAAAAAATTTCTCTAATTTAAGGATGTGAACAAAAATCCATCTCCAACCATAAACCATATATATTAGTTGAAGATATTTTAAACCATtgatttgaaacctaaatatcTAACTCCTTAATTAATAACCTTTGATTTTGATGATTAGGATGTTTACATCTTCTAAGGAAACCTCTAAAACCAGAGGATGGAGCAGAGGATGTGAGAATAACTACCTGACACATCATCCCCACATTTGTGTTTAAAGTTTCCATTGGAAAAGATTTTCTTGTTAAAACTCTGAAAATCCTATGTGGCCAAAATATAGGAATTCTTCGTTGtctcattggagatgctcttaacaTATCACAAACCAGTACTTGATGTTGGAATTGGGGTGTTCATGAGTACCATCAAGAGTGTCGGTGTGCATGGTAATTTACTCCAAGGACtactcttcttttgttttcagTTTCTCTTTTTGCCATTTTTTAGTATGTACATACAAAATCGTTGAGAATAGGTTCTCGTTACTTGTAGGTCTTTTGGTTCCAGATATTTCTTTTGAAGAAACTGCAATTGCGATAAGAGATGCAACATTACACCAAAAAATTGAACTAGTACTAAATATGTTTCTCTCATCTTCACTTGAACCTTAAAGTGCATTTGCTGTTTTGTATTTAACTTTGGAGTATTCGTGTTGCATCTAAAGGTGTTGCTCACCAAACCCGATACACCAACAGAGAGAATGAAAGCCATTGCTGAAGCTTCACAAGGATTTGTGTACCTAATTAGTTCAAAGGGAGTTACAGGTCCCCATTCAACGGTAAATTCACAAGTTCAAGATCTAATTCGAAAAATTAAGGAGGTAACGTACCATTAACACTAAACATTCTTTTTGTTCAGATGACCACCTTATTTTTTCTCCATCTCAATGAATACGCTATTGTTACTATTACAGGCTACGACTAAGCCCGTGGTTGTTGGTTTTGGCTTATCAAAACCAGAGCATGCGAAACAGGTATATATAGATAATGATGCCAAATGCATCTGCTTATGATGATTTTCAAATATTACTTAGTTGTCAACCATTTGATATAACCAGAAGACATGGTATCGCCTGACTTGTTGTTAGTTATATATATTATAGACGGTATTAATTAATGCATCGTTATGTTTTGTATTGTATAGGTAGGAGAATGGGGAGCGGACGGTGTGATTGTTGGTAGTGCCTTGGTGAGATTGCTAGGGGAAGCGAAATCTCCCGAGGAAGGGCTCAAAGAACTCGAAACCTTTGGCAAATCCCTAAAAGCTGCACTCCCTGTACGAGTACCTTCCCAATTAAGTGTGGCTCTTCCTAAAGTGTGGGATCgagaaaaaatcaaaagaagcTTTCATTTTAAGACTGTGGACTTCAAAATTGCTGGATTGGAGTGAGGATAAACTAAGATGGCGAGGAATTCTAGGACCTTCTATTGTAGCTAAGAATGTAAACATGGGATAATGTTTGTCACTTAGATGTCTTATCAAGCTATCTAGAATCACCAATATGTTTATCTGGAAACTAGTGGCAGCAGATGTCTTAAACCAAAAGTAAATGCATATCAATTGTGTGTTTGTGATGGCCCGAGTCAAGTCCGCATCTGTCCTATATATGTGGGCTGTTTTCTCTGGGTTACATATTGCTATGCCTTTTGAGTTATAAAGGGAGATGTGATAGATTTGGATTTCTACTGTGTGTACCAGAAATATATTAAAGTATGACATGAGAATCTCTCATGAAAAGGGTATTTACCGGAAGTGATACATTCACCGTGGGTTGGATCCCGCCGTGTGTACCACAAGAGAGGAAGATTGGAAACCCTGGTGACCCGGAGGTTTTATAGGGGTGGGTTTTGTGTGGGTCTCACCCCTCTCTCTCACACTGGCTTTTGGGATGGCCCGCGGGATCCAACTCGCGGATACTAATCATTTTTATGTATTTACAGATTATTTACAATGAGCAATAAGTTCGACTCCAACCAGTctggaaaaaaaaaggaattacaAAATCATGATGTTCTCCCAATGATTAAGAACCTGATCAACTGAATAGTTCTTGAAAGCGTCTGTGTTAGAACTCCAATGAATAATGTTTAGCTTGAGCGCAGTCACCAACTCATATTCTGATCCGACCATGTTATTATGTTTATGAGAAACTACTGAAATACAAATAATTTATTCACATCTCACGTGAATGTCACTTTAGTACAGTGATAAGGTTATTGAGAAATAAGAATGTTACCGTGAGTTGACATGCACACAGTGTTCTTCTAGTTCCATATTTCAAAAACCACATTTTAAATTCCATATTCCTTTCTCGATATTTCTCTAATAATAATCAgatatgaattttttttatggaaacTTGGAGGTACTGATGATATTAGTGATGGGGATCCAATATTAGTGAGGAAAGAATAAATGTTCCGGTAC
This genomic stretch from Papaver somniferum cultivar HN1 chromosome 5, ASM357369v1, whole genome shotgun sequence harbors:
- the LOC113278123 gene encoding tryptophan synthase alpha chain-like, which produces MLLTYHKPVLDVGIGVFMSTIKSVGVHGLLVPDISFEETAIAIRDATLHQKIELVLLTKPDTPTERMKAIAEASQGFVYLISSKGVTGPHSTVNSQVQDLIRKIKEATTKPVVVGFGLSKPEHAKQVGEWGADGVIVGSALVRLLGEAKSPEEGLKELETFGKSLKAALPVRVPSQLSVALPKVWDREKIKRSFHFKTVDFKIAGLE